A stretch of Pleuronectes platessa chromosome 24, fPlePla1.1, whole genome shotgun sequence DNA encodes these proteins:
- the LOC128431227 gene encoding NGFI-A-binding protein 1 — MAAVLPRTLGELQLYRILQRANLLYYYEAFIQQGGDDVQQLCEAGEEEFLEIMALVGMASKPLHVRRLQKALRDWVTNPAIFNQPLSSLPVCSIPVYKLPEGSPTLLSAQDRANTASVKIPKAVAAACSDPGKLEVARDKVSAGSPLQGGSEARFWSGHSNDSEHSLSPSDLGSPSSPRDALEALDAAAVQSVLECVDRMAPGLPKADLAEVKDQLKNNKKLAKMIGHIFEMSDEEPRREEEIRKYSAIYGRFDSKRRDGKHLTLHELTVNEAAAQLCMRDMALLTRRDELFGLARQISREVTYKYTYRTSKSRCGDRDEPSPKRIKTEENFFDIQEALQAIHMRQEMLREQLACAKLKGEETVGRNLQIQLERLLARQMEILQDAAVQERLQALDWRIPPAALKYLNDVQHTNGAAADASRDHQDERPINLRVVSQSMQEGDLPLGKQLANELKRHHNHNHNNNNNNTEETKTPATENGTSQRAPSNAEKKTIKSEPEDST, encoded by the exons ATGGCGGCGGTGTTGCCGAGGACCCTGGGTGAGCTGCAGCTCTACAGGATCCTGCAGCGAGCGAACCTGCTCTACTACTACGAGGCCTTCATCCAGCAGGGCGGCGACGACGTGCAGCAGCTGTGCGAGGCCGGCGAGGAGGAGTTCCTGGAGATCATGGCCCTCGTGGGCATGGCCAGCAAGCCGCTGCACGTGCGCCGCCTGCAGAAGGCGCTGCGCGACTGGGTCACCAACCCGGCCATCTTCAACCAGCCGCTCAGCTCGCTGCCCGTCTGCAGCATCCCCGTGTACAAGCTGCCCGAGGGCTCGCCCACGCTGCTCAGCGCTCAGGACCGGGCCAACACCGCCAGCGTCAAGATCCCCAAAGCCGTGGCAGCCGCCTGCTCAGATCCCGGGAAGCTGGAGGTGGCGCGGGACAAAGTGTCGGCCGGCTCGCCCCTGCAGGGCGGCAGCGAGGCCCGGTTCTGGTCGGGCCACAGCAACGACAGCGAGCACAGCCTGTCGCCATCGGACCTGGGCTCGCCCTCCTCGCCCAGAGACGCCCTGGAGGCCCTGGACGCTGCCGCCGTCCAGTCGGTGCTGGAGTGTGTGGACAGGATGGCCCCTGGACTCCCTAAAGCAGACCTGGCCGAGGTCAAAGATCAACTGAAGAACAACAAGAAGTTAGCGAAGATGATCGGACACATCTTCGAGATGAGCGACGAGGAGCcgcggagggaggaggagatccGTAAGTACAGCGCCATCTACGGGCGCTTCGACTCGAAGAGGAGGGACGGCAAACACCTGACGCTGCACGAG CTGACGGTGAACGAGGCGGCGGCTCAGCTCTGCATGCGGGACATGGCTCTGCTGACACGTCGAGACGAGTTGTTTGGACTCGCCCGGCAGATTTCCAGAGAGGTCACGTACAAATACACCTACCGCACCAGCAA gtctcGATGTGGAGACAGAGACGAGCCGTCCCCCAAAAGGATCAAAACAGAG gagaacttcTTCGACATCCAGGAGGCGCTGCAGGCCATCCACATGCGGCAGGAGATGCTGAGGGAGCAGCTGGCCTGCGCCAAGTTGAAAGGAGAGGAGACCGTCGGGAGGAATCTGCAG ATCCAGCTGGAGCGTCTGCTGGCGCGGCAGATGGAGATCCTGCAGGACGCCGCCGTCCAGGAGCGACTCCAGGCTCTGGACTGGAGGATCCCCCCCGCCGCTCTGAAGTACCTCAATGACGTGCAGCACACTAACGGAGCGGCGGCCGACGCCAGCAGGGACCACCAAG acGAACGTCCAATCAACTTGCGGGTGGTGAGTCAAAGCATGCAGGAAGGTGACCTCCCATTGGGGAAGCAGCTAGCCAATGAACTGAAGCGTCatcacaaccacaaccacaacaacaacaacaacaacacagaggagaCCAAAACACCAGCAACGG AAAACGGGACGTCGCAGCGGGCGCCCAGCAACGCAGAGAAGAAGACCATCAAGTCAGAGCCCGAAGACTCCACATAG